The following coding sequences are from one Beggiatoa alba B18LD window:
- a CDS encoding AAA family ATPase, translating to MIELTDYAITEKIYDGIKTVVYRGYRKKDHQAVIIKGLQNQYLEPRRIAQFHHEYQVTQGLNLQGIVKPYGLHKCNNSWVLIFEDDHGESLRTLLDKQKTIDVPLFLELAIQLAHAVGELHVHHIIHKDIKPANIIINLEKKQIKLTDFSISSKLHTENPTLCNPDLLEGTLLYMSPEQTGRMNRSVDYRTDLYSLGIVFYEMLVGHPPFESSDALELVHCHIAKRPTAVHVLNPTVPHTISHMIMKLLAKTAESRYQSAFGLKADLIGCLVQYQEHGNIQPFEFGNKDRWDRFHIPQKLYGREQELDVLLTSFERVNAGQTEFMLVAGYSGIGKSMLVQEIYKPITQQRGYFCAGKFDQFQRNIPYSAVVKAFANLVRQLLTESTERVRLWRERLLNALGCNGQVVIEVLPEVELIIGKQPPVEVLPPTAAQNRFNHVFRQFLRVFAQAEHPLVLFLDDLQWADSATLKLLELILTDEETRHLLLIGAYRDNEVDMSHPLMLTLDTLRREQVNISQITLSALQLVHVTHLLVDTLHSDIEAVKPLAELIVQKTQGNPFFSTQFLKTLHQERLFTFDFEQACWRWDVQKIHAYGITDNVVDLMIAKLRKLPPATQQVLQLAACVGNQFSLQTLATIYQHRLKETFYTLLPTIQEGLILPVSTLEIDPQDESVLLIAHYRFLHDRVQQAAYALINNDQKQSVHLSIGRLLIQNLTPQERSDNLFEIVDHLNLGQPLMTDANELIELARLNLEAGQKAKLATAYQASWTYLSNCRQSLNALAGSAMWTYYYDLSYTLHRELIEAAYLNGYFSESERLVQHTIAQARTVLEKADIYNALIIQYTMQAQYVLATEAGRQALRLLGVDLPTDDLRAALFTEMQQVTKNLGQRPIAALLNAPDMRLPEKQIEIRLMNNLIGATYFSNPALLYVIIAKSVNLSLQYGNSVEAAMGYSCYGIVLGAVLGDYQTAYAFGTMGMKLADRYNGLAQKCKAWELFANMSLIWVKHLREADAISEEAFKAGVDGGELQFASYTLVHLLTHAFYEGKPLETILSEYSPKYLNFAEKTKNQLAIDSMLGYQLIIWNLTGRTTDKESFHLDNLSEADYLTQCHKNKNLAPVCRYYVSKCQLYYLYGDYHKALELALETDDVIYALVTLAPVAEHNFYTSLSIIACYPSFSAEEKTRYWQRLEQNQRKLQHWAENCEANFLHKYLLIKAEMARLEQDVLSAMEHYDLAIASASQYEYTQNEALANELAAKFWLARGKSDIAQLYMKKAQYGYYLWGAKCKLADLEKMYPQLLSLLPEGRLNSNDGQTVTATMTSSYGAHSFITIGAKSQLDLASVIKASQAISSEFVLHHLLERLMRVVIENAGAEEGWLILKKQGQLVLGAYGNVAMDNIQILQNIPLDHAHCQDPCLCLSTAVVSYVSRTQMPVVLADACQDDVFANDPYTVQKQPKSVLCLPLVYQKNLIGVLYLENNLTTGTFTPERLTVLKLLCSQIAISLENARFIDELEHAHVAIRHHADNLETLVAQRTEELARANAEITTLNQQLHAENLRMGAELEVTQRLQQMLLPKPIELSEIQPLEIVGFMLPADEVGGDYYDVLQRDGRVVCGIGDVTGHGLESGVLMLMVQMAVRTLLENQVDDLESFLTVINRAIYANVERMQSDKTLTLLLLDYQAGIVRLCGQHEEVLHVRGDGVVKRINTLELGFPIGLETDIQAYLQHLEIPLAVGEGIVLYTDGITEARALNKTLYGVPRLCHVIQQTWTSGVETVKQAIVADVQQHLGQAPIFDDMTLLIIKRC from the coding sequence ATGATTGAATTAACCGATTATGCCATCACAGAAAAAATCTATGATGGTATAAAAACCGTTGTTTATCGCGGGTATCGTAAAAAAGATCACCAAGCCGTTATTATTAAAGGTTTGCAAAATCAATATCTTGAACCGCGTCGTATTGCGCAATTTCACCATGAATATCAAGTGACACAAGGCTTGAATTTACAAGGAATTGTAAAACCTTACGGCTTACACAAGTGCAATAACTCGTGGGTATTGATTTTTGAAGATGATCACGGTGAATCATTGCGCACCTTATTAGATAAACAGAAAACGATAGATGTCCCCCTCTTTCTTGAATTAGCCATTCAACTTGCCCATGCAGTCGGTGAATTACACGTTCATCATATTATTCATAAAGATATTAAACCCGCGAATATCATTATTAATTTAGAAAAAAAACAGATAAAACTGACTGATTTTAGTATTTCCTCAAAACTTCACACAGAAAATCCAACGTTATGCAACCCTGATTTACTTGAGGGGACATTGCTGTATATGTCGCCTGAACAAACAGGACGGATGAACCGCTCTGTCGATTATCGAACAGACTTATACTCCTTAGGCATTGTTTTTTATGAAATGCTGGTAGGACATCCACCGTTTGAATCCAGTGACGCACTAGAATTAGTACATTGTCATATCGCAAAACGTCCAACAGCCGTCCATGTACTAAATCCAACAGTCCCCCATACAATTTCACACATGATAATGAAATTACTTGCAAAAACAGCAGAATCTCGTTATCAAAGTGCGTTTGGTTTAAAAGCCGATTTAATTGGCTGTTTAGTACAATATCAAGAGCACGGGAATATTCAACCATTTGAATTTGGAAATAAAGACCGTTGGGATAGGTTTCACATTCCACAGAAATTATATGGGCGTGAACAAGAATTAGACGTTTTATTAACCAGTTTTGAACGGGTCAATGCAGGACAAACAGAATTCATGCTGGTTGCAGGTTATTCGGGAATTGGTAAGTCTATGCTAGTACAAGAGATTTACAAACCCATTACCCAACAACGTGGCTATTTCTGTGCAGGAAAATTCGACCAATTTCAACGCAATATTCCCTATAGTGCGGTTGTAAAAGCCTTTGCTAATTTAGTGCGTCAATTATTAACGGAAAGCACGGAGCGCGTGCGTTTATGGCGCGAGCGATTACTAAACGCATTAGGTTGTAATGGACAAGTTGTGATTGAAGTCCTACCTGAAGTAGAGCTAATTATTGGTAAACAACCCCCCGTTGAAGTTTTACCGCCAACTGCCGCACAAAATCGATTTAATCATGTCTTTCGCCAATTTCTCCGCGTTTTTGCTCAAGCCGAACATCCCTTAGTTTTATTTCTGGACGATTTACAATGGGCAGACTCAGCAACCTTGAAATTATTAGAACTAATTTTAACGGATGAAGAAACCCGCCATTTATTATTAATCGGTGCATATCGTGATAACGAAGTCGATATGAGTCACCCCTTAATGTTGACTTTAGACACATTACGCCGTGAACAAGTCAATATCAGTCAAATCACCTTATCTGCCTTGCAACTGGTACATGTAACCCATTTATTAGTTGACACCTTACACAGCGATATTGAAGCGGTTAAACCCTTAGCCGAATTAATCGTTCAAAAAACTCAAGGAAATCCTTTTTTTAGCACTCAGTTTTTAAAAACATTACATCAAGAACGGCTATTTACCTTTGATTTTGAACAAGCCTGTTGGCGGTGGGATGTGCAAAAAATCCACGCTTACGGCATTACTGACAACGTCGTCGATTTAATGATTGCTAAATTGCGTAAATTACCACCTGCTACGCAACAAGTGCTACAACTCGCTGCCTGTGTTGGCAACCAATTTTCACTGCAAACCCTCGCAACCATCTATCAACATCGTTTAAAAGAAACGTTTTATACCCTACTCCCCACTATTCAAGAAGGCTTAATCCTACCTGTTTCTACCCTAGAAATAGACCCACAAGATGAATCTGTCTTACTCATTGCACATTATCGTTTTTTACACGACCGCGTTCAGCAAGCGGCTTACGCCTTAATTAACAACGACCAAAAACAAAGCGTGCATTTAAGTATTGGACGTTTACTGATTCAAAATCTTACCCCACAAGAAAGAAGCGATAACTTATTTGAAATTGTTGACCATTTAAATTTAGGTCAACCCTTAATGACGGATGCTAATGAACTCATTGAATTAGCCCGTTTAAACTTAGAAGCAGGACAAAAAGCCAAACTAGCAACCGCTTATCAAGCCTCATGGACATACTTAAGCAACTGTCGCCAATCGTTAAACGCGCTTGCAGGCTCTGCCATGTGGACGTATTACTACGACCTAAGCTACACCTTACACCGAGAATTGATTGAAGCGGCTTATTTAAATGGATATTTTTCTGAGTCTGAGCGATTAGTACAACACACAATCGCGCAAGCTCGTACCGTGTTGGAAAAAGCAGATATTTATAATGCGTTGATTATTCAATACACCATGCAAGCCCAATATGTCCTTGCGACCGAAGCAGGACGACAAGCGTTACGGTTACTCGGTGTTGATTTACCCACAGATGACTTACGCGCCGCCTTATTCACAGAAATGCAACAAGTCACCAAAAATTTAGGACAACGCCCCATTGCAGCCCTACTCAACGCGCCTGATATGCGTTTGCCTGAAAAACAGATTGAAATTCGTTTAATGAATAATTTAATCGGTGCAACCTATTTTTCTAATCCCGCCCTGTTATACGTCATCATTGCTAAATCGGTGAACTTATCCCTGCAATACGGAAATTCTGTAGAGGCTGCAATGGGTTATTCCTGTTATGGCATCGTGCTTGGGGCAGTATTGGGTGATTATCAAACTGCCTACGCCTTCGGCACAATGGGCATGAAATTAGCCGACCGTTACAACGGATTAGCACAAAAATGTAAGGCATGGGAATTATTTGCAAACATGTCTTTGATTTGGGTAAAACATTTACGTGAAGCGGATGCAATTAGCGAAGAGGCTTTTAAAGCAGGCGTTGATGGCGGAGAATTGCAATTTGCTAGCTATACCCTTGTTCATTTACTGACACATGCATTTTATGAAGGTAAACCACTAGAAACTATATTAAGCGAGTATTCGCCAAAATATCTCAATTTTGCAGAAAAAACAAAAAATCAATTAGCCATTGATTCTATGTTAGGTTATCAACTCATCATCTGGAATCTGACAGGACGAACAACCGATAAAGAAAGTTTTCACCTCGATAATCTTTCTGAAGCGGATTATTTAACCCAATGCCACAAAAATAAAAATCTTGCCCCTGTCTGTCGCTACTATGTCAGTAAATGCCAACTTTATTATTTATATGGGGATTATCATAAAGCCTTAGAACTTGCCCTAGAAACCGATGATGTTATTTATGCGCTAGTAACGTTAGCACCTGTTGCAGAACATAATTTTTACACATCCCTCAGCATTATCGCCTGTTATCCCAGTTTTAGTGCTGAAGAAAAAACCCGCTACTGGCAACGATTAGAACAAAATCAGCGCAAATTACAACACTGGGCGGAAAACTGCGAAGCAAATTTTTTACATAAATATTTGTTAATTAAGGCAGAAATGGCGCGTTTAGAACAGGATGTTTTAAGTGCGATGGAACATTATGACCTTGCCATTGCCTCCGCCAGTCAATACGAATACACCCAAAATGAAGCCCTCGCCAATGAATTAGCGGCAAAATTCTGGTTAGCACGTGGTAAAAGCGACATTGCCCAGTTATACATGAAAAAAGCCCAATATGGTTATTACTTATGGGGCGCGAAATGTAAATTAGCTGATTTAGAAAAAATGTATCCGCAACTGCTCAGTTTGCTACCTGAAGGACGGCTGAATAGCAACGACGGGCAAACTGTCACAGCAACAATGACCAGCTCTTACGGGGCGCATTCATTCATCACCATCGGTGCAAAAAGTCAATTAGATTTAGCCAGCGTTATCAAAGCCTCGCAAGCAATTTCTAGCGAATTTGTCTTGCATCATTTATTAGAACGCTTAATGCGTGTTGTGATTGAAAATGCAGGCGCGGAAGAGGGCTGGCTTATTTTGAAAAAACAAGGACAGTTAGTGCTCGGTGCATATGGCAATGTCGCAATGGATAATATTCAAATTTTGCAAAATATCCCGCTAGACCACGCGCATTGTCAAGACCCCTGTTTATGCCTATCGACAGCTGTCGTTAGCTATGTATCACGTACCCAAATGCCTGTTGTACTTGCAGATGCTTGTCAAGATGATGTGTTTGCAAATGACCCTTATACCGTACAAAAACAGCCAAAATCGGTTTTATGCCTGCCATTGGTTTATCAAAAAAACCTGATTGGCGTGCTTTATTTAGAAAATAATTTAACAACGGGAACTTTTACCCCTGAACGCTTAACCGTTTTAAAACTTTTGTGTTCACAAATTGCAATTTCTTTAGAAAATGCGCGATTTATCGATGAGCTAGAACACGCACATGTTGCTATTCGGCATCATGCCGATAATTTAGAAACGTTAGTTGCACAACGGACTGAAGAATTAGCACGCGCTAATGCAGAAATTACCACGTTAAATCAACAATTACATGCTGAAAACTTACGTATGGGTGCAGAATTAGAAGTAACCCAGCGTTTACAACAAATGCTGTTACCCAAGCCTATAGAATTAAGTGAAATTCAACCGTTAGAAATTGTCGGTTTTATGTTGCCTGCTGATGAAGTTGGTGGAGATTATTATGATGTTTTACAACGTGATGGGCGGGTTGTCTGTGGTATTGGTGATGTAACGGGACACGGTTTAGAAAGCGGTGTTTTGATGCTGATGGTGCAAATGGCAGTACGCACTTTATTAGAAAATCAGGTTGATGATTTAGAAAGCTTTTTAACGGTTATTAATCGCGCTATTTACGCCAATGTTGAGCGTATGCAGTCTGATAAAACCCTGACATTATTACTTTTAGATTATCAAGCGGGTATTGTGCGTTTATGTGGGCAACATGAAGAAGTATTGCATGTTCGCGGCGATGGGGTCGTAAAACGGATTAATACCTTAGAGCTGGGTTTTCCTATCGGTTTAGAAACAGATATTCAAGCCTATTTACAGCATTTAGAAATCCCTTTAGCGGTAGGAGAGGGGATTGTTTTATATACAGATGGGATTACAGAAGCCCGTGCGTTGAATAAGACGTTATATGGTGTCCCGCGCTTATGCCATGTCATACAACAAACATGGACAAGTGGCGTTGAAACAGTGAAGCAAGCGATTGTCGCCGATGTTCAGCAACATTTGGGACAAGCTCCAATTTTTGATGATATGACGTTATTAATTATTAAACGCTGTTAA
- a CDS encoding DUF2726 domain-containing protein, which yields MNIDISLIALIILSFLLILVLAYAYHQRQQARFGVIEQPKQGAYKNKKSSWWYRNLYTTDLPDVAIYGESDKKQTFEHPAVITSEYPIAQQLHTGHLNENSYPYQAKASLLSTTESTLFLALHQILQNQPYILLAKVHLAEVLETLADVGDIKTRRTALERLRQKRLDFVICHQQSFAVCGVVAIEEPFDANKPLSTQLHDKFVDIALETAKIPMMHVIVSETYDLTSLKQQLMDNLQLNLFTTSQPTTATPATKTCPQCGEPMKRVSPKTGQHAGKTFFMCSQYPACKTVVHA from the coding sequence ATGAATATAGATATTAGCTTGATTGCATTAATTATTTTAAGTTTTTTATTAATACTCGTTTTAGCCTACGCCTACCATCAACGCCAACAAGCGCGGTTTGGAGTGATTGAACAACCCAAACAAGGTGCTTATAAAAACAAAAAAAGTTCATGGTGGTATCGCAATTTATACACAACGGATTTACCCGATGTTGCTATTTATGGTGAAAGTGATAAAAAGCAAACATTTGAACACCCTGCCGTAATTACCTCTGAATATCCCATTGCCCAACAATTGCACACAGGACATCTCAACGAAAACAGCTACCCCTATCAAGCGAAAGCCAGTTTATTATCCACGACAGAAAGCACCTTGTTTCTAGCCCTGCATCAAATTTTACAAAATCAACCCTATATCTTATTAGCTAAAGTACATCTTGCCGAAGTATTAGAAACATTAGCCGATGTCGGTGATATAAAAACAAGACGCACCGCTTTAGAACGCTTACGCCAAAAACGGTTAGATTTTGTTATCTGTCATCAACAAAGTTTTGCGGTCTGTGGTGTTGTTGCTATCGAAGAGCCATTTGATGCTAATAAACCGTTAAGTACACAACTGCATGATAAATTTGTTGATATTGCATTAGAAACAGCAAAAATTCCGATGATGCACGTTATCGTGAGCGAGACCTATGATTTAACCAGTTTAAAACAACAATTAATGGACAACTTACAGTTAAATTTATTCACAACCAGCCAGCCAACAACTGCCACACCCGCCACAAAAACCTGTCCTCAGTGTGGCGAACCGATGAAACGGGTTTCCCCAAAAACAGGGCAACATGCAGGAAAAACCTTTTTTATGTGCAGTCAATACCCTGCTTGTAAAACCGTTGTACATGCTTAA
- a CDS encoding TRAP transporter substrate-binding protein produces MSKLARWLSPVIGALAVAVTSLPSYAADTFNWKMVTTWPPNFPIFQTGVVRFAKDVETMSNGRIKIQVFAGGELVPPLQTFDAVSQGTIELGHGAAYYWAGKVPAAQFMSAVPFGMTAKGMNAWFYNGDGLKLWQEAYAPFNVVPFPGGNTGVQMGGWFNKKIESVQDLQGLKMRIPGLGGKVIAKAGGTPVLLAGGEIYTALERKTIDATEWVGPFHDERLGLYRAAQYYYYPGWHEPGTVLEVIVNKKAWDSLPPDLQKIVESAASSLNVTMYAEFEASNNKALRELKEKYKVNVLPFPPEVLKELRRLTKEVLTEESAKDPLFKKVYDSFTAFQADNDAWTTVSDDAYSEASKE; encoded by the coding sequence ATGTCTAAACTTGCACGTTGGCTAAGTCCTGTGATTGGGGCATTAGCTGTGGCAGTCACCAGTTTGCCCAGTTATGCCGCTGATACGTTTAACTGGAAGATGGTTACGACATGGCCGCCCAATTTCCCAATTTTTCAAACGGGCGTTGTGCGTTTTGCCAAAGATGTGGAAACCATGAGTAATGGGCGGATTAAAATCCAAGTTTTTGCAGGGGGGGAATTAGTACCGCCTTTACAAACTTTTGATGCCGTCTCTCAAGGGACTATCGAGTTAGGACATGGCGCGGCTTACTATTGGGCGGGCAAAGTGCCTGCTGCACAATTTATGTCGGCAGTGCCGTTTGGCATGACTGCTAAAGGCATGAATGCATGGTTTTATAACGGCGATGGTTTAAAGCTGTGGCAAGAAGCTTATGCACCGTTTAACGTTGTCCCTTTTCCAGGGGGGAATACAGGCGTACAAATGGGAGGCTGGTTTAACAAAAAAATTGAAAGTGTGCAAGACTTACAAGGTCTTAAAATGCGCATTCCTGGTTTAGGTGGCAAAGTGATTGCCAAAGCAGGCGGAACACCTGTGTTATTAGCAGGTGGTGAAATCTATACCGCATTAGAGCGGAAAACCATTGATGCAACAGAATGGGTAGGGCCTTTCCATGATGAACGTTTAGGCTTATATCGAGCGGCACAATATTATTATTATCCAGGTTGGCATGAACCTGGTACGGTACTTGAGGTGATTGTCAATAAAAAAGCATGGGATTCTTTACCACCTGATTTGCAAAAAATTGTGGAAAGCGCGGCAAGCTCCTTAAATGTTACCATGTATGCCGAATTTGAAGCCTCTAATAACAAAGCCTTACGGGAATTAAAAGAAAAATATAAAGTAAATGTTTTACCATTTCCGCCTGAAGTGTTGAAAGAATTACGGCGTTTAACGAAAGAAGTCTTAACCGAAGAATCAGCAAAAGACCCTTTATTTAAAAAGGTTTATGATTCTTTCACTGCATTCCAAGCAGATAATGACGCATGGACAACAGTATCTGATGATGCTTACAGCGAGGCATCCAAAGAATAA
- the iscR gene encoding Fe-S cluster assembly transcriptional regulator IscR — MRLTTKGRYAVTAMLDLAIHRDQKSVTLADISQRQGISLSYLEQLFSKLRKHNLVDSARGPGGGYRLSRSADEITVAQVISAVDESVDATKCQGMKNCHDAHACLTHELWEDLSDQIREFLSNISLAQVVEKRMKEFTREANLRPVEYATQHRMESHVAHHR, encoded by the coding sequence ATGAGACTCACCACAAAAGGACGGTATGCCGTCACTGCCATGTTGGACTTAGCTATTCACCGCGATCAAAAATCTGTCACACTGGCAGATATTTCGCAACGACAAGGCATTTCTTTATCTTACTTAGAGCAATTATTCTCTAAACTGCGCAAGCATAACTTAGTGGACAGTGCTCGCGGGCCCGGTGGCGGTTATCGCTTAAGCCGTAGTGCTGACGAAATTACTGTTGCTCAAGTGATTTCAGCCGTCGACGAATCCGTTGATGCGACCAAATGCCAAGGCATGAAAAATTGCCACGATGCACACGCCTGTTTAACCCATGAATTATGGGAAGATTTAAGCGACCAAATTCGTGAATTCTTAAGCAATATCTCACTTGCCCAAGTGGTTGAAAAACGCATGAAAGAATTCACCCGTGAAGCAAATCTCCGTCCTGTTGAATATGCCACACAACACCGCATGGAAAGCCATGTTGCACATCACCGCTAA
- a CDS encoding cysteine desulfurase family protein, translating to MGIYLDYNATTPLDPRVLEAMLPYLQQLHGNASSVHHYGRRVRAAIDHAREQVANLVNAHPSQIIFTSGGTEANNLALKGTACHVDIGRILISRIEHASLYTPALSLERQGWTVDYLPVDDLGRVKQDYLNIPPDTRLISVMTANNETGVIQPIQPIANYCQTHRIVFHTDASQAVGKIPIDFAAMGVNLMTLSGHKFYAPLGCGVLITDKTTLLEPLLHGGGQEKGLRGGTENIPAIVGLGKAAELVCDELEQRQRHTRQLRDQLETLLHTLPSVKILAEHAERLPNTLMITVAGFTGETLLMGLDRLGFAVSSGSACHSEKTEPSHVLLAMGIDPINAKSAIRISLGIHNTLEDIQQFYQALKKQIEQTQLLMALG from the coding sequence ATGGGTATTTATCTGGATTACAATGCAACAACGCCTTTAGACCCGCGCGTCTTAGAAGCCATGTTGCCCTATTTGCAACAACTACATGGTAACGCCTCCAGCGTACACCACTATGGTCGTCGTGTTCGCGCCGCCATAGACCATGCCCGCGAACAAGTTGCAAACCTCGTAAATGCCCACCCCTCCCAAATCATCTTTACCAGTGGGGGCACTGAAGCCAATAACCTCGCATTAAAAGGGACTGCCTGCCATGTCGATATTGGACGAATCTTGATTAGTCGTATCGAACATGCCTCTTTATACACCCCTGCGTTAAGTTTAGAACGACAAGGCTGGACAGTTGATTATTTGCCCGTTGACGACTTAGGACGGGTGAAACAAGACTACTTAAATATCCCGCCTGATACTCGCCTCATTTCCGTCATGACGGCGAATAATGAAACAGGGGTTATACAACCCATTCAGCCAATTGCAAACTACTGCCAAACGCACCGCATCGTTTTCCACACTGATGCTAGCCAAGCTGTTGGCAAAATACCGATTGATTTCGCGGCAATGGGTGTAAATCTCATGACCCTATCGGGGCATAAATTCTATGCCCCGTTGGGTTGTGGCGTGCTGATTACCGACAAAACAACCCTACTTGAACCCCTATTACACGGCGGTGGACAAGAAAAAGGGCTAAGAGGTGGCACTGAAAACATTCCCGCCATTGTTGGACTGGGCAAAGCCGCCGAGCTAGTTTGCGATGAATTAGAACAACGCCAACGCCATACACGCCAACTACGCGACCAATTAGAAACCTTATTACACACCCTACCCAGTGTGAAAATTCTGGCAGAACATGCTGAACGCTTACCGAATACCTTAATGATAACCGTCGCAGGATTTACAGGCGAAACCCTACTTATGGGCTTAGACCGCTTAGGCTTTGCCGTCTCCAGTGGCTCTGCCTGTCACAGCGAAAAGACCGAACCCAGCCACGTTTTACTCGCAATGGGGATAGACCCAATTAATGCAAAAAGTGCAATCAGAATCAGCTTAGGGATACACAACACCCTTGAAGATATTCAACAATTTTATCAAGCACTTAAAAAACAAATTGAACAAACTCAGCTACTAATGGCATTAGGTTAA